The following are encoded in a window of Gramella sp. MT6 genomic DNA:
- a CDS encoding DUF5074 domain-containing protein — protein sequence MNYKHLLLLFFIALLFNSCENDDCCAPVPETDAQFQSGIFVLNEGNFGSANASVNFINEENEENSAQIFNNINGFDLGDTAQSMEMHDVLAIIVVNVSNKIEIVNRFTFESLGTINTNLMNPRFAEVIGDKLFVTNWGDGGNPDDDFVAVFNLVNFSFIETIPVAEGPENLISVNNALYVAHKGGFSFNNIVSVIDSESNVVVKEIEVGDVPNSMVVQGNDLWVLASGKPSYADVETAGELSRIELATNEVVEFSEFPESSIHPENLQLSGNSAYFTIGKSVYQYDLGEELPESAEYSLDEVAVLYGFEIHDNKIYVASPRADFTGDGDLYIYDLGDGSLLDQYSAGINPNGIYFN from the coding sequence ATGAACTACAAACACTTATTACTTTTATTCTTTATCGCGTTATTATTCAATTCCTGCGAAAATGATGATTGCTGCGCCCCTGTTCCGGAAACCGATGCTCAGTTTCAATCAGGGATTTTTGTACTTAATGAAGGCAATTTTGGCTCAGCCAATGCTTCGGTGAATTTTATAAATGAAGAGAATGAAGAAAATTCAGCTCAGATCTTTAATAATATCAATGGTTTTGATCTGGGAGATACGGCTCAAAGCATGGAAATGCATGATGTTCTAGCGATCATAGTGGTAAATGTTTCGAACAAAATCGAAATCGTAAACCGCTTTACTTTTGAAAGTTTAGGGACGATCAACACTAATTTGATGAATCCAAGGTTTGCGGAAGTTATAGGAGATAAACTGTTTGTAACCAATTGGGGAGACGGTGGAAATCCTGATGATGATTTTGTAGCAGTTTTCAACCTTGTAAATTTCTCGTTTATTGAAACTATACCGGTTGCAGAAGGACCTGAAAATTTGATATCAGTTAACAATGCACTTTACGTTGCTCATAAAGGAGGTTTCTCGTTTAATAATATTGTTTCTGTAATAGATAGTGAATCCAATGTGGTTGTTAAAGAAATTGAAGTTGGCGATGTTCCAAATTCCATGGTTGTTCAGGGTAACGATCTTTGGGTTCTGGCCTCGGGTAAACCATCTTATGCAGATGTAGAAACTGCCGGGGAACTATCTAGAATAGAGCTTGCAACAAACGAGGTGGTAGAATTTTCTGAATTTCCTGAGAGTAGTATACATCCTGAAAACCTTCAGCTTAGTGGTAACAGTGCTTATTTTACCATAGGTAAATCTGTCTATCAATATGATTTAGGAGAGGAATTACCAGAATCTGCGGAATATAGCCTGGATGAAGTTGCTGTTCTTTATGGTTTTGAAATTCATGATAACAAGATATATGTGGCTTCCCCACGAGCTGATTTTACAGGGGATGGAGATCTTTATATTTATGATCTTGGCGATGGTAGTTTGCTGGATCAATATTCGGCCGGAATCAATCCTAATGGAATTTATTTTAATTAA
- a CDS encoding TonB-dependent receptor yields MNRNLYLLFTLLLCCCLKATSQNDSINWLDEVLLSDVKLKNNSEGQFVKEISSTVIQRSEPLLTSLLKFNTPFFFRENGYGMVSSASVRGTGASQTAVIWNGININSQFTGQTDFNTVNTKVFDNISLRPGGGSVVYGSGAIGGTIHLSNEFSFDGNSENEIRLGYGSFDTYQTSYNGNFSTEKTSVNIGLAGVSSENDYKYLETQEYNENGDFYNVSLNASIAQWLGDTNILKFYSNYYEGDRGFSGTLNLPSNSKYEDRNSRNLLEWKSFAGKFTSSLKLAWIDESFKYYENRDSDNYSSGDAETGIIKYDLEYEFAKNKKLNLIADYTDVQGVGTGIENAERKIGGISALWSHQLEKFSYELSLRQEITNNYDSPLLFSIGSSYQFSENYQLRFNSSRNFRIPTFNDLFWLQGGNTNLDPETSIQAELGNEFNFNVLRINLTGYFIDIDDLIRWIPDESGMWRPVNTANVHNYGLELFAAWNTQLSENAFSLNTSYAYTRSVDQETGDQLIYTPQHKVTLAAGYEIKNFSILLQSLYNGSIYTSSDNNYELEGYEIADLYLGYTFSRNPEIGVDLRFNNIFNKKYQSLPSRIMPGRSINSTLTFKF; encoded by the coding sequence ATGAACAGAAACTTATATCTTTTATTTACATTATTGCTGTGTTGTTGCTTAAAAGCTACATCGCAAAATGATTCCATTAACTGGCTCGATGAGGTCCTGCTCAGTGATGTGAAGCTGAAAAATAATTCTGAAGGGCAGTTTGTTAAAGAGATCAGTTCCACTGTAATTCAGCGTTCAGAACCATTATTAACTTCCTTACTTAAATTCAATACCCCATTCTTTTTTCGTGAAAATGGATACGGAATGGTCTCTTCAGCCTCTGTGCGTGGAACAGGAGCTTCTCAAACCGCGGTTATATGGAACGGAATTAATATCAATTCCCAATTTACAGGTCAGACAGATTTCAATACCGTAAACACCAAAGTATTTGATAATATCAGTCTCCGGCCGGGTGGAGGAAGCGTTGTATATGGCAGTGGTGCTATTGGAGGAACGATTCATTTAAGCAACGAATTTAGTTTTGACGGAAATTCAGAAAATGAAATTAGGCTGGGTTATGGTAGTTTTGATACTTACCAGACATCCTATAATGGCAATTTCTCTACTGAAAAGACCAGCGTAAATATTGGTTTAGCAGGAGTGAGCTCTGAAAATGATTATAAATACCTGGAGACTCAGGAATACAATGAAAATGGGGATTTTTATAATGTTTCTTTAAATGCCTCTATAGCTCAATGGCTAGGAGATACCAATATTTTAAAGTTCTATTCCAACTATTATGAGGGTGATCGCGGTTTTTCTGGAACCTTGAATTTACCTTCCAACAGCAAATATGAGGATCGGAATTCTAGAAATCTCCTTGAATGGAAGTCTTTTGCTGGAAAATTCACCAGTAGCCTCAAACTAGCCTGGATCGATGAAAGTTTCAAATATTATGAGAACAGGGATTCAGATAATTATAGTTCCGGAGATGCAGAAACTGGAATTATTAAATATGATCTGGAATATGAATTTGCTAAAAATAAGAAGCTTAACCTTATTGCCGATTATACCGATGTTCAGGGAGTAGGCACAGGGATTGAAAATGCCGAAAGAAAGATAGGAGGGATTTCTGCTTTATGGAGTCATCAACTGGAGAAATTTAGTTATGAGTTGAGCTTAAGGCAGGAGATCACCAATAATTACGATTCACCTTTATTATTTTCCATAGGAAGCTCGTATCAATTCTCTGAGAATTACCAGCTAAGATTTAATTCTTCCCGTAATTTTCGGATACCTACATTTAATGATCTGTTCTGGTTACAGGGAGGTAATACTAATCTGGATCCAGAAACGTCAATTCAGGCAGAATTAGGAAATGAATTCAATTTCAACGTATTAAGAATTAACCTCACCGGTTATTTTATAGATATCGATGACCTTATTCGCTGGATTCCTGATGAATCTGGTATGTGGAGACCGGTGAATACAGCTAATGTGCATAATTACGGGTTGGAGTTGTTTGCGGCTTGGAATACGCAATTATCAGAAAATGCCTTTAGTCTCAACACTAGTTATGCTTATACAAGATCTGTAGATCAGGAAACAGGTGACCAGCTTATTTATACACCACAACACAAAGTGACCCTGGCTGCTGGTTATGAAATAAAGAACTTTTCTATTCTGCTGCAGTCACTCTATAATGGGAGTATTTATACTTCTTCAGATAATAATTATGAATTGGAAGGCTATGAAATTGCCGACCTGTATTTGGGCTACACATTTTCAAGGAATCCTGAAATTGGTGTAGATCTTCGATTTAATAACATTTTCAACAAGAAATATCAAAGCCTGCCATCCCGTATTATGCCGGGAAGGTCTATTAATTCTACACTAACTTTTAAATTTTAA
- a CDS encoding ABC transporter substrate-binding protein: MKKIIFIFLILGILSCKERPQQNDPDNQKGKTVEIENATGFSITKFKNYSIIEVNTPWPGAQDPFIYLLKEKDAEIPKNLNFDQLVEVPVENIVVTSTTHIPALEALNEENTLKGFPGLNYISSEKTRKLIDNGEISELGQNENINTEVLIELSPDVVIGFAIDASNKSFETIQKTGIPVIYNGDWTEQSPLGKAEWIKFFGALYGKEKKAQEIFKEIKSEYLAAKELAKTANSKPTIISGSMYNDKWYMPYGNSWQAQFIKDANANYLYSDTKGDGSLSLAFESVLEKAEDAEFWMSSGQFTSYEQLFNESEHYQRFTAVMNKNVYSVSLSQGETGGILYYELGPQRPDLILKDHIAIFHPELLENYELVFYKPLN, from the coding sequence TTGAAAAAAATTATTTTCATATTTCTAATCCTTGGCATCCTTTCCTGTAAAGAAAGACCTCAACAGAATGATCCTGATAATCAAAAAGGTAAGACTGTTGAAATAGAAAATGCAACAGGATTTAGCATCACCAAATTCAAAAATTACAGTATCATAGAGGTAAATACTCCCTGGCCCGGCGCACAGGATCCTTTTATATATCTTTTGAAAGAAAAAGATGCCGAGATCCCTAAAAATTTAAATTTTGACCAGCTCGTTGAAGTTCCAGTAGAAAATATTGTAGTTACCTCTACCACTCATATCCCTGCCTTAGAAGCATTGAATGAGGAAAATACCTTAAAAGGTTTTCCCGGGCTGAATTACATTTCTTCAGAAAAAACAAGGAAACTAATAGATAATGGAGAGATCTCCGAATTAGGCCAGAATGAAAATATAAATACTGAAGTTCTTATCGAACTTTCACCAGATGTAGTCATAGGCTTTGCCATTGATGCTTCGAACAAAAGTTTTGAAACCATTCAAAAAACCGGTATCCCGGTGATTTATAATGGCGACTGGACAGAACAAAGTCCGCTTGGAAAAGCCGAATGGATCAAATTCTTCGGAGCTCTTTACGGAAAGGAAAAAAAGGCACAGGAAATCTTCAAGGAAATAAAGTCTGAATATCTTGCAGCCAAAGAACTCGCGAAAACAGCTAATTCAAAACCTACAATCATTAGTGGGTCTATGTACAATGATAAATGGTATATGCCCTATGGCAATTCCTGGCAAGCCCAATTCATTAAGGATGCCAATGCAAATTACCTGTATTCTGATACAAAAGGTGATGGCAGCCTGTCCCTCGCATTTGAAAGTGTTTTGGAAAAAGCGGAAGATGCAGAGTTCTGGATGAGTTCCGGGCAATTCACTTCCTATGAACAACTATTCAATGAATCTGAACACTACCAAAGATTCACAGCTGTAATGAATAAAAATGTATATAGTGTAAGCTTATCACAGGGCGAAACCGGAGGAATTCTATATTATGAATTGGGACCGCAAAGACCTGATCTTATTTTAAAAGATCACATCGCCATCTTTCACCCTGAATTATTAGAGAATTACGAACTGGTATTTTACAAACCTCTTAATTAA
- a CDS encoding iron ABC transporter permease yields MLNQRKYTFSIILLFLAVILTGLFNISLGSVNIPISEVTSSLLGLEVEKDTWRYIIVNYRLPKAITAIITGSGLAVSGLLMQTLFRNPLAGPYVLGLSSGASLGVAIVFMGASVFGASFAVILLSKWSLVIASSLGSLLVLFAVILASIRLRDTMAILIIGLMFASLTAAIVSVLAYFSPASQLQQYVFWSYGSLGDLSWDEVGILSLFWILGILISIGSIKNLNSLLLGEQYARSLGTNIKKNRFAIIIATSLLAGSITAFAGPIAFVGLAVPHLIRQIIPSANHITLVPAVIFGGAILMLLCDIIAQIPGSEYSLPINAITSLIGAPVVIWLLVRKRKFNF; encoded by the coding sequence ATGCTGAACCAGAGAAAATATACTTTCTCCATAATCCTGCTATTCCTGGCGGTGATCCTTACAGGATTATTCAATATTAGCCTCGGTTCGGTAAATATTCCTATTTCTGAAGTAACCTCTTCACTGCTGGGTCTTGAGGTAGAAAAAGACACCTGGAGATATATCATCGTTAATTACCGTCTACCTAAAGCGATCACAGCTATCATTACCGGATCTGGTCTGGCTGTAAGCGGACTTTTAATGCAGACCCTGTTTAGAAATCCTTTGGCAGGTCCTTATGTTCTAGGACTTAGCAGCGGTGCCAGCCTTGGAGTTGCGATCGTGTTTATGGGCGCTTCGGTTTTCGGGGCTTCTTTTGCCGTGATCCTGCTTTCTAAATGGAGCCTGGTTATCGCATCCAGCCTGGGAAGTTTATTAGTACTATTTGCCGTTATACTGGCTTCTATTCGATTAAGAGATACTATGGCTATACTTATCATTGGGTTGATGTTTGCCAGCCTTACCGCAGCTATAGTTAGCGTTCTAGCCTATTTTAGTCCGGCTTCACAACTTCAGCAATATGTATTCTGGTCTTATGGTAGTCTGGGAGACCTAAGCTGGGACGAAGTAGGCATTCTTAGCCTTTTCTGGATCCTTGGTATCTTAATTAGTATAGGAAGTATAAAGAACCTTAATTCACTGCTGCTTGGGGAGCAGTATGCGAGAAGCCTGGGTACTAACATAAAAAAGAACAGGTTTGCGATAATCATAGCTACCAGCTTGCTCGCAGGTAGCATTACTGCTTTTGCAGGCCCTATCGCCTTTGTTGGTCTCGCAGTGCCTCATTTAATTAGACAGATCATTCCTTCCGCCAATCATATAACCCTTGTTCCCGCAGTAATATTTGGCGGTGCAATTTTAATGTTGCTATGCGATATTATTGCGCAAATCCCGGGAAGCGAATACAGCTTACCTATTAATGCCATAACTTCGCTAATTGGAGCACCGGTGGTCATCTGGTTACTGGTAAGAAAAAGAAAGTTCAATTTTTAA
- a CDS encoding ABC transporter ATP-binding protein: MTASNSNSVLKTESLNIGYRKKNKVNLIASDINIEINPGELVAVIGVNGAGKSTLLKTLSGILQSVDGEVFISNSKLSKTDPSDLAKNISMVLTEQLLSKNLSVIELVALGRQPYTNWIGRLTKNDLKKIMHAIKLVNIEDIKNKKCHELSDGQFQKVLIARALAQDTPLIILDEPTTHLDLYHKAYVLKLLQKLSKETNKAILFASHEINLALQLCDKLIILKDKKALFGNPEELVKTRAINDLFPGNLIHFDQESSSFKIK; the protein is encoded by the coding sequence ATGACAGCATCAAATTCAAATAGCGTCCTTAAAACTGAAAGCCTAAACATAGGTTACAGGAAGAAAAATAAGGTGAATTTGATAGCATCAGACATCAATATAGAAATTAATCCCGGTGAGCTTGTTGCCGTTATCGGAGTGAATGGAGCTGGAAAATCTACCTTACTTAAAACTTTAAGTGGAATACTACAAAGTGTTGATGGAGAGGTTTTTATATCTAACAGTAAATTATCTAAAACAGACCCTTCTGACCTTGCTAAAAATATTAGCATGGTCTTAACCGAGCAATTGTTATCAAAAAATCTGAGTGTTATCGAATTGGTAGCCCTGGGCAGGCAACCCTATACTAACTGGATAGGCCGTCTAACCAAAAATGACCTGAAAAAGATCATGCACGCCATTAAATTGGTAAATATCGAAGACATCAAAAACAAGAAATGTCACGAATTAAGTGACGGTCAGTTTCAAAAGGTTTTAATAGCCCGGGCACTGGCACAGGACACTCCACTAATTATCCTGGACGAACCTACCACTCACCTGGACCTGTATCACAAAGCATATGTATTAAAACTGCTTCAAAAGCTTAGTAAAGAAACCAATAAAGCAATACTTTTTGCTTCACACGAAATCAACCTTGCTCTACAGCTTTGCGATAAACTTATTATTCTTAAAGATAAGAAAGCATTATTCGGAAATCCGGAGGAACTAGTAAAGACCAGAGCTATCAATGATCTTTTCCCCGGGAACCTTATTCATTTCGACCAGGAATCTTCAAGTTTTAAAATTAAATAG
- the rmuC gene encoding DNA recombination protein RmuC → MNEYLLVTLIFLIALGIGGYLGKLISSLKSGSEASRLEEKNNQLSLHIEELKTQLNNNLDNYKSDIQQLKNEAQADIEKIELEREEIRQKKEYLSLQLTRKISEFNNLQERNEEQKAEVEKLQEKFSKEFENLANRILDQKSEKFTTLNKQNIESILDPLKEKIKTFEDKVNLNNENFIKRHSELGEQLRNLNEQNIRISEEANNLTKALKGENKTQGNWGELILEKVLEKSGLVKDREYFIQESHKDEDGNRLYPDVVIHLPNDKRMVIDSKVSLVAYEKYVSEENKDTQERYLKEHIRSLNNHILQLSSKKYEDLHEMKSPDFVLMFIPIEPALYLAQNADNTFFYTAFQKNILLVSPTTLLSTLRTIDTIWSNEKQQQNALAIAKHASSLYHKFKILLDDLNTVGDRIDSTKNAYSGAMKKLTGQQNLIKDIDKLEELGIAPKQKIGKVWLDKANEDSESEEESENPTFNLQ, encoded by the coding sequence ATGAACGAATACCTTCTTGTTACCTTAATATTTTTGATCGCATTAGGAATAGGAGGCTATCTGGGGAAGTTAATTTCCAGTTTAAAGTCCGGCTCTGAAGCCAGCAGACTGGAAGAAAAGAATAATCAACTATCACTTCACATAGAAGAACTTAAAACTCAATTAAACAACAACTTAGATAATTATAAGTCTGATATTCAGCAACTGAAAAACGAAGCGCAGGCAGATATTGAAAAGATCGAATTAGAGCGTGAAGAGATCAGGCAAAAAAAGGAATATTTAAGTTTACAACTCACCCGGAAAATTTCAGAATTCAATAATCTTCAGGAAAGAAATGAAGAACAGAAAGCCGAGGTTGAAAAGCTTCAGGAGAAATTTTCTAAAGAATTTGAAAACCTTGCGAACAGGATCCTGGACCAGAAATCTGAAAAATTCACCACTCTCAACAAACAAAACATCGAAAGTATTCTCGATCCATTGAAGGAAAAAATAAAGACCTTCGAGGACAAGGTGAACCTTAACAATGAGAATTTCATTAAGAGACACAGTGAACTTGGCGAGCAGCTTAGAAACCTGAACGAGCAAAATATAAGGATAAGCGAAGAGGCGAATAACCTAACTAAAGCTTTAAAAGGCGAAAACAAAACCCAGGGTAACTGGGGTGAGTTGATCCTTGAGAAAGTGCTCGAAAAGTCGGGATTAGTAAAGGATCGCGAATACTTTATTCAAGAATCCCATAAAGATGAAGATGGTAACAGGCTCTATCCAGATGTCGTTATACATTTACCGAACGACAAACGCATGGTTATCGATTCTAAGGTCTCCCTGGTTGCTTATGAGAAATATGTAAGCGAAGAGAATAAGGATACCCAGGAACGCTATTTAAAGGAGCACATCCGATCACTGAACAATCATATCCTGCAACTAAGCAGTAAAAAATATGAAGATCTGCATGAGATGAAATCTCCAGATTTTGTTTTAATGTTTATTCCTATTGAGCCCGCCTTATATTTGGCGCAAAATGCAGATAACACATTTTTCTATACAGCTTTTCAGAAGAATATACTCCTGGTTAGCCCTACTACCCTTTTATCCACTCTAAGAACTATAGACACTATCTGGAGCAATGAAAAACAGCAACAGAATGCTTTGGCCATTGCTAAACACGCTTCCAGTTTATATCACAAGTTCAAAATTCTTCTTGACGATCTTAATACCGTGGGAGATAGAATAGATTCTACTAAGAATGCATATTCCGGGGCGATGAAAAAATTAACCGGCCAGCAAAACCTCATTAAAGATATCGATAAGCTGGAAGAACTTGGTATAGCACCAAAACAAAAGATCGGAAAAGTCTGGCTGGACAAAGCCAATGAAGATTCTGAAAGTGAAGAAGAATCAGAAAATCCTACATTTAATCTACAATGA
- a CDS encoding serine hydrolase — protein MKTIYTLILFSFLFFFPELKAQEIYFPDAGEWEERSASDFNLNLSEAVEFAKANEYSESRDLRQAILKGFQQEPYHELLGPVKRRGGPAGIILKDGYIVAKWGDTKRVDMTFSVTKSFLSTTALIAMDKNLITDFNDVVIDYVWYDTFEGKHNSQITWKNLLQQNSDWSGELWGGFDWADRPPQDKTIDEWRSRELHEPGTNFKYNDVRVNVLAYSLLNVFRKPLPKVLKENIMDPINASQSWRWFGYDNSWTVIDGLKMQSVSGGGHSGGGMFINTEDMARFGLLFMNNGKWEDIQLISPNLIKEAIQPSKPNPNYGYMWWLNSKGDRNMPEIDNEIFYAAGFGGNFIVIDQKRNLVIVTRWLEPSKFEEFMNLIYKEI, from the coding sequence ATGAAAACCATTTACACCTTAATCTTATTCAGCTTCCTTTTCTTTTTCCCTGAATTAAAGGCACAAGAGATCTATTTTCCAGATGCCGGAGAATGGGAAGAGCGATCTGCTTCAGATTTCAATTTAAATTTATCTGAAGCCGTAGAATTCGCAAAAGCAAATGAATATTCAGAATCTAGGGATCTGCGACAAGCCATATTAAAAGGTTTTCAACAGGAACCTTATCACGAATTGTTAGGCCCAGTTAAAAGAAGAGGCGGACCGGCAGGAATCATATTGAAAGATGGCTATATAGTTGCAAAGTGGGGTGATACCAAAAGGGTAGACATGACCTTTAGCGTAACGAAAAGCTTTCTTTCTACCACTGCTCTTATTGCAATGGATAAAAATTTGATCACAGATTTTAATGATGTGGTAATAGATTACGTATGGTACGATACTTTTGAAGGAAAACATAATTCCCAGATCACCTGGAAAAACCTGTTACAACAAAATTCAGATTGGAGTGGAGAACTATGGGGCGGTTTCGACTGGGCAGACAGGCCACCTCAAGATAAAACTATAGACGAATGGAGATCCAGAGAACTACACGAACCTGGCACTAATTTCAAGTACAACGATGTTCGGGTAAACGTCCTGGCATATTCTCTATTAAATGTATTCAGAAAGCCCTTACCAAAAGTGCTAAAAGAAAATATCATGGATCCTATCAACGCATCTCAATCCTGGAGATGGTTTGGTTATGATAATTCCTGGACTGTTATAGACGGTCTTAAAATGCAATCTGTAAGCGGCGGCGGCCATTCTGGCGGCGGAATGTTCATCAATACAGAAGATATGGCAAGGTTCGGACTCTTATTTATGAACAACGGGAAATGGGAAGATATACAATTGATCTCGCCCAATTTGATAAAAGAGGCAATCCAACCTTCTAAACCAAATCCGAATTACGGATATATGTGGTGGCTTAACTCGAAAGGCGATCGAAATATGCCGGAAATTGATAATGAAATCTTTTATGCCGCAGGTTTTGGTGGTAATTTTATCGTCATAGATCAGAAGAGGAACTTAGTAATCGTTACTCGTTGGCTGGAGCCCTCAAAATTTGAAGAGTTTATGAATCTTATTTATAAAGAAATTTAA
- a CDS encoding 6-phosphogluconate dehydrogenase, producing the protein MKKTLFYILGGILILWLLYYAFVYFVPYSEGTRSGELIKFSHKGVIVKTWEGEISQGISGAQIFQFSVLDKHDDVIQKLQEYEGNYVKLTYEERYTTFFFWGDTKYFISEVEKSESPHFRK; encoded by the coding sequence ATGAAAAAGACCTTATTCTACATACTTGGAGGCATCCTGATTCTTTGGCTACTATATTACGCCTTCGTCTATTTTGTACCATATAGCGAGGGTACCAGAAGTGGAGAATTGATCAAATTCAGTCATAAAGGTGTAATTGTAAAGACCTGGGAAGGCGAAATAAGCCAGGGAATAAGTGGAGCTCAGATATTCCAGTTTTCGGTTCTGGACAAGCACGATGACGTGATCCAGAAACTTCAGGAATATGAAGGCAATTATGTGAAACTTACCTATGAAGAGCGATATACTACCTTTTTCTTCTGGGGAGATACCAAGTATTTCATTTCCGAAGTTGAAAAATCTGAAAGTCCACATTTTAGAAAATAA
- a CDS encoding acyl-CoA thioesterase: MQKSFKDIQDSQVVISELMLPSHSNFNGKIHGGYILSLLDQIAFACASKHSRAYCVTASVDTVDFLKPIEIGELVTMKASVNYVGRSSMVIGIRVEAENIQTGEIKHCNSSYFTMVAKDDKGDSVDVPGLILRTDNQIRRFAKSIKRKNMKKRRIQEFHETDFSSDKYLHILEDHKAKIELDS; this comes from the coding sequence ATGCAGAAATCTTTTAAAGACATACAAGACAGCCAGGTAGTAATTTCAGAATTAATGCTTCCCTCCCATTCCAATTTTAATGGGAAGATCCACGGCGGTTATATTCTATCATTACTGGACCAGATCGCTTTCGCCTGCGCCTCAAAACACTCAAGAGCGTATTGTGTTACCGCTAGCGTTGACACAGTAGATTTCCTGAAACCAATTGAGATCGGGGAACTAGTAACCATGAAAGCTTCTGTAAATTATGTTGGGAGAAGCTCAATGGTGATAGGAATTCGTGTTGAAGCAGAAAATATACAAACAGGAGAAATAAAGCATTGCAATTCCTCATATTTCACAATGGTTGCAAAAGACGATAAAGGAGATTCTGTAGACGTTCCCGGGTTGATATTAAGAACCGACAATCAGATAAGACGTTTTGCTAAGAGCATTAAAAGAAAAAATATGAAGAAAAGAAGAATCCAGGAATTCCATGAGACCGATTTTTCTTCAGATAAATACTTGCATATTCTTGAAGATCATAAAGCTAAAATAGAACTGGATTCTTGA